One segment of Tenrec ecaudatus isolate mTenEca1 chromosome 1, mTenEca1.hap1, whole genome shotgun sequence DNA contains the following:
- the LOC142427934 gene encoding histone H4: protein MSGRGKGGKGLGKGGAKRHRKVLRDNIQGITKPAIRRLARRGGVKRISGLIYEETRGVLKVFLENVIRDAVTYTEHAKRKTVTAMDVVYALKRQGRTLYGFGG from the coding sequence ATGTCTGGTCGCGGCAAGGGCGGGAAGGGTCTGGGCAAAGGCGGCGCCAAGCGGCACCGCAAGGTGCTCCGCGACAACATCCAGGGCATCACCAAGCCCGCCATCCGCAGGCTGGCTCGGCGCGGCGGCGTCAAGCGCATCTCGGGGCTCATCTACGAGGAGACGCGCGGCGTCCTCAAGGTGTTCCTGGAGAACGTGATCCGCGACGCCGTCACCTACACGGAGCACGCCAAGCGCAAGACGGTCACGGCCATGGACGTGGTCTACGCGCTCAAGCGCCAGGGACGCACCCTCTACGGCTTCGGCGGCTGA
- the LOC142427925 gene encoding histone H4, whose amino-acid sequence MSGRGKGGKGLGKGGAKRHRKVLRDNIQGITKPAIRRLARRGGVKRISGLIYEETRGVLKVFLENVIRDAVTYTEHAKRKTVTAMDVVYALKRQGRTLYGFGG is encoded by the coding sequence ATGTCTGGCCGCGGCAAAGGCGGGAAGGGTCTGGGCAAAGGCGGCGCCAAGCGGCACCGCAAGGTGCTCCGCGACAACATCCAGGGCATCACCAAGCCTGCCATCCGCCGGCTGGCTCGGCGCGGCGGCGTCAAGCGCATCTCGGGGCTCATCTACGAGGAGACGCGCGGCGTCCTCAAGGTGTTCCTGGAGAACGTGATCCGCGACGCCGTCACCTACACGGAGCACGCCAAGCGCAAGACGGTCACGGCCATGGACGTGGTCTACGCGCTCAAGCGCCAGGGACGCACCCTCTACGGCTTCGGCGGTTAA
- the LOC142427862 gene encoding histone H2A type 1 encodes MSGRGKQGGKARAKAKTRSSRAGLQFPVGRVHRLLRKGNYAERVGAGAPVYLAAVLEYLTAEILELAGNAARDNKKTRIIPRHLQLAIRNDEELNKLLGKVTIAQGGVLPNIQAVLLPKKTESHHKAKGK; translated from the coding sequence ATGTCTGGACGCGGCAAGCAAGGCGGCAAGGCTCGCGCCAAGGCCAAGACCCGATCCTCCCGCGCCGGGCTCCAGTTCCCGGTGGGCCGCGTGCACCGCCTGCTCCGCAAGGGCAACTACGCCGAGCGGGTCGGGGCCGGCGCGCCCGTGTACCTGGCGGCCGTGCTGGAGTACCTGACGGCCGAGATCCTGGAGCTGGCGGGCAACGCGGCGCGCGACAACAAGAAGACGCGCATCATCCCGCGCCACCTGCAGCTGGCCATCCGCAACGACGAGGAGCTCAACAAGCTGCTGGGCAAAGTCACCATCGCGCAGGGCGGCGTCCTGCCCAACATCCAGGCCGTGCTGCTGCCCAAGAAGACCGAGAGCCACCACAAGGCCAAGGGCAAGTAA